In Humulus lupulus chromosome 6, drHumLupu1.1, whole genome shotgun sequence, a single genomic region encodes these proteins:
- the LOC133783337 gene encoding putative disease resistance RPP13-like protein 1 → MAGLMVGGALLSGLFNVLFDRLASKEVIDFFKGKEAILQNLKTVLLSANVLLNDAEEKQLGDHNVKKWLEDLKEVIYEADHVMEKINTEALRLKMEKDESESTASKSLKFFKRIYNSFERAVKSEIEGITSALKDLLAQTEYLGLKKVELKTTLHRPPAPLLDDSKVYGRKNDKKALVKRVLCDDVGDHRIVLIPIIGMGGIGKTTLTQSVYDDTTVQSHFDLKAWVTISEDFDVLKITKLILEAITATSCEAKELYQLQNELKNALIGKKFLFVLDDVWNENYLLWDSLKSSFQSGDQGSKIIVTTRNEDIALMMRTMHVQPYELKEISYKNCWKLFAEHVFGTTCSNEVHQDMEEIGKQIVKKCKGLPLAVKSMAGLLRSMSTTEEWRHVLQSDIWELSNCRDVGIVPALWLSYRFLPPYLKPCFSYLSIFPKDYKFGDIGRERLILIWMAEGLLKSQPGKRIEDVG, encoded by the coding sequence ATGGCTGGCTTAATGGTGGGGGGAGCTCTTCTCTCTGGTTTGTTCAATGTCCTCTTTGATAGGCTTGCTTCTAAAGAGGTCATTGACTTCTTTAAAGGAAAGGAAGCCATTCTCCAAAACTTGAAGACTGTGTTGCTCTCCGCTAATGTTCTACTCAACGATGCTGAGGAGAAACAACTTGGAGACcacaatgtgaagaagtggcttGAAGATCTCAAAGAAGTAATTTATGAAGCAGACCATGTGATGGAAAAGATCAACACTGAAGCCCTGCGACTCAAGATGGAGAAAGATGAATCTGAAAGCACAGCAAGTAAGTCCTTGAAATTTTTCAAAAGAATTTATAATTCATTTGAAAGAGCTGTGAAATCTGAAATAGAAGGGATCACTAGTGCATTAAAGGATCTCTTAGCCCAAACGGAGTATCTTGGTTTGAAAAAAGTTGAGCTGAAAACAACATTACATAGACCACCTGCACCTTTGTTAGATGATTCTAAGGTTTATGGAAGGAAGAATGATAAAAAGGCTCTTGTTAAGCGAGTATTGTGTGATGATGTTGGTGACCATAGGATTGTCCTAATTCCTATAATAGGGATGGGTGGTATTGGCAAAACTACACTTACTCAAAGTGTATATGACGATACCACTGTCCAATCACACTTTGACTTGAAAGCATGGGTAACTATCTCCGAAGATTTTGATGTTTTGAAAATAACTAAACTTATTTTAGAGGCAATCACTGCAACAAGTTGCGAAGCAAAGGAGCTATATCAACTTCAAAATGAATTGAAAAATGCTTTGATAGGGAAGAAGTTTCTTTTTGTTCTCGATGATGTATGGAATGAAAATTATTTGCTGTGGGACTCTTTGAAAAGCTCTTTTCAATCTGGCGATCAAGGAAGTAAGATCATTGTGACCACGCGTAACGAAGATATTGCTTTGATGATGAGGACGATGCATGTTCAGCCTTACGAGCTTAAAGAAATATCTTACAAAAATTGTTGGAAGTTGTTTGCAGAACACGTCTTTGGTACTACATGCTCCAATGAGGTACATCAAGACATGGAAGAAATCGGAAAGCAAATTGTAAAAAAGTGCAAGGGTCTTCCTTTGGCTGTAAAATCGATGGCTGGACTTTTACGATCTATGTCCACTACTGAAGAATGGAGACATGTACTGCAAAGTGATATCTGGGAGTTGTCCAATTGCCGTGACGTAGGAATTGTTCCAGCTTTGTGGTTGAGCTATCGATTTCTGCCTCCTTATTTAAAGCCATGTTTTTCTTATCTTTCGATATTTCCGAAAGATTACAAATTTGGTGATATTGGTAGAGAAAGACTAATCTTAATATGGATGGCAGAAGGTCTTTTGAAATCTCAACCTGGAAAAAGAATTGAAGATGTTGGATAA
- the LOC133786072 gene encoding putative disease resistance protein At3g14460: protein MKDLKDTIDFDNFSRVKYLRTLLALPLQYTFQSQKTQLKLEIVLKDGGCLRSLSLSESCITDLPDSIDLTQLPTNISKLINLRHLMTRGTPLKEMPPKICDMINLQMLSNFVLCKNDGSRIKELGKLDNLHERLEISGLEHVREVSDVLEGNLKNKKYLNELILDWNGEADDSTKEREVLDALQPHVNLKELKIRGYKGTSLPDWVTHPSYCNLENVDLHCRNLCLSLLSFWLLSSLRHFHVFGVSCLDMHDEFRSISLNKPFPFLARLELHHTDMLDWSFINTSDQRCEIFQCLKQFYLKSCGKLSVALPICNIPSLEFINISSCDELVTIFPTSTLIDSAYPSLKTLSTRNCSRLETFSEMGLPFTLQHLRIASCDKLMENRMKWNLQRLPSLNSLQLWVCREMVDSFPEEWLLPPSLRRLNIFECNNLKALNSKGFQHLTSLRRLDLLYLKKLECLPAGGLPQSVTYLSIEGCSLLIPRCKEGTGEDWPKVQHIPNIRTEETEFNKRYLGCR from the exons ATGAAAGACTTAaaagatacaatagactttgacAACTTTTCTAGAGTGAAGTATTTGCGCACCTTGTTAGCTTTACCATTGCAATATACATTTCAATCGCAGAAGACACAATTAAAGCTTGAAATTGTGTTGAAGGATGGAGGATGCTTAAGATCACTTTCTTTGTCAGAATCATGTATCACAGACTTGCCTGATTCAATTG ACCTCACGCAATTGCCTACCAACATTTCCAAGTTAATCAACCTGCGTCATCTTATGACAAGAGGGACTCCTCTAAAAGAGATGCCACCGAAGATTTGTGATATGATAAATCTTCAGATGTTAAGTAATTTTGTTCTGTGTAAAAATGATGGGTCCAGGATCAAAGAGTTGGGAAAGTTGGATAATTTGCATGAACGCTTGGAGATTTCAGGGCTTGAGCACGTTAGAGAAGTGAGTGATGTTTTGGAAGGCAATTTGAAGAACAAAAAGTATCTCAATGAGCTCATTCTTGATTGGAATGGTGAGGCAGATGATTCCACAAAGGAAAGAGAAGTTCTTGATGCACTCCAACCGCATGTAAATTTAAAGGAACTCAAAATCAGAGGTTATAAAGGTACAAGCTTGCCAGATTGGGTAACACATCCATCATATTGTAACTTGGAAAATGTTGATCTACACTGCAGAAATCTTTGCTTGTCATTGTTATCATTTTGGCTGCTAAGTTCACTGAGacattttcatgtttttggtGTTTCCTGTCTTGATATGCATGATGAATTTCGTAGTATTTCTTTGAATAAGCCCTTTCCATTCTTAGCAAGATTAGAGCTTCATCATACAGATATGTTGGATTGGTCATTTATTAATACAAGTGACCAAAGATGTGAGATTTTTCAATGTTTAAAgcaattttatttaaaaagttgtGGGAAGCTGAGTGTGGCGTTACCTATCTGTAATATTCCATCTTTAGAATTTATCAATATTTCATCTTGCGATGAATTGGTAACTATATTTCCAACAAGTACTCTCATTGACTCTGCATATCCTTCCCTCAAAACGTTGAGCACAAGGAATTGCTCAAGGTTGGAAACCTTTTCAGAAATGGGATTGCCCTTTACTTTACAACATCTACGCATCGCATCATGTGATAAGCTCATGGAAAACCGCATGAAATGGAATTTACAAAGACTCCCATCATTGAATTCCTTACAACTCTGGGTTTGTAGAGAAATGGTGGATTCATTTCCAGAGGAATGGCTGCTCCCACCATCTTTAAGAAGACTTAATATCTTTGAATGTAATAACCTCAAAGCTCTGAACAGCAAAGGCTTCCAACACCTTACCTCCCTTCGTCGTTTAGATCTTCTTTATTTGAAAAAGCTAGAGTGCTTACCAGCAGGAGGACTGCCCCAGAGTGTTACTTATTTATCCATAGAAGGATGCAGTCTGCTAATTCCCAGGTGCAAGGAAGGAACAGGGGAAGATTGGCCCAAAGTTCAACACATTCCTAACATACGAACTGAAGAAACAGAATTTAATAAGAGATACTTAGGCTGCAGGTAA
- the LOC133786074 gene encoding uncharacterized mitochondrial protein AtMg00810-like, whose protein sequence is MTLLASEFAMKDLGPLSFFLGIAVTRHAHGLFLSQTQYAAKIIDRAGMSNCSPCPTPVDTKSKLSATADTPYDDPTKYRSLAGALQYLTFTRPDISYAVQQICLHMHAPTNEHMSALKRIIRYLQGTLSFGLHLSKSNIHRIISYTDADWGGCPDTRCSTSGYCVYLGDNLISWSSKRQPTLSRSSAEAEYRGVANVVSDSCWLRNLLLELHCPIQKATLVYCDNVSAIYLSGNPVQHQRTKHIEMDIHFVREKVARGEVRVLHVPSRYQIADIFTKGLPRVLFNDFRDSLSIREPPASTEGVC, encoded by the coding sequence ATGACTCTCTTGGCTTCTGAATTTGCTATGAAGGATCTGGGTCCTCTAAGTTTCTTTTTGGGTATTGCCGTCACTCGTCATGCCCATGGTCTTTTCTTATCTCAGACTCAGTATGCTGCAAAAATTATTGACCGTGCCGGAATGTCTAACTGCAGTCCATGTCCTACCCCTGTTGACACTAAGTCCAAACTAAGTGCCACCGCCGACACTCCTTATGATGATCCGACTAAGTATCGGAGTCTTGCAGGTGCACTTCAGTATCTTACATTCACTCGGCCAGACATTTCCTATGCCGTGCAGCAGATCTGTCTTCACATGCATGCTCCGACTAATGAGCATATGAGTGCTCTTAAGCGTATCATACGCTATCTTCAGGGTACTCTTTCTTTTGGTCTACACTTGTCCAAGTCCAATATTCATCGTATTATCTCATATACAGATGCAGATTGGGGAGGTTGCCCCGACACCCGTTGTTCTACCTCTGGTTATTGTGTGTACCTCGGAGATAATTTGATTTCTTGGTCTTCGAAACGGCAACCTACTCTTTCTCGTAGTAGTGCTGAGGCAGAGTACAGGGGTGTTGCTAATGTTGTTTCCGATTCGTGCTGGCTCAGAAATTTGCTTCTAGAGTTGCATTGTCCTATTCAAAAGGCTACTCTAGTTTATTGTGACAATGTGAGTGCTATATACTTATCCGGCAATCCTGTTCAGCATCAGCGCACTAAACACATTGAGATGGATATTCACTTTGTCCGTGAGAAAGTAGCTCGTGGCGAAGTGCGTGTGCTTCATGTACCATCCCGTTATCAAATTGCTGATATTTTTACAAAAGGGCTTCCGCGCGTTTTATTTAATGATTTCAGGGACAGTCTAAGCATACGGGAACCTCCCGCTTCGACTGAGGGGGTGTGCTAG